The following are encoded together in the Planococcus antarcticus DSM 14505 genome:
- a CDS encoding type II secretion system F family protein, with the protein MARYKYEGRDRKKIRNGIAVANSRQEAVKKLRDQGIRVIDIREIPTTALQQDISFGNPVKRDQFIMFLRQFSTLMRAGVTIVDSIHILSQQVESKALRKTLSEIAEELRKGNSLSDSLAKYPKIFEPLTINLVKAGEMSGNIDDSLESLATHYDKAYQTKQKVVSAMSYPVVVGILAIGVVIFLLSSIVPMFADMFEGFGGELPMITQIVMAASDFVMGYWYLLLLGGFAIAAVIWLMRKDPRGNMILDTMLLKIPIFGKILQKSALARLTRTLSSLFSSSVPILQCLTMTEKVVGNAVMSKVILASRDSLERGGSLTEPMRKHWAFPPLIPHMIAIGEQTGSLDHMLSKVAEFYEKEVEAETDRLKALIEPLMIVFLAALVGTIVLSIMMPMFEMFQNVDNL; encoded by the coding sequence GTGGCCCGCTACAAATACGAAGGCCGCGACCGCAAAAAGATTCGAAACGGCATTGCTGTCGCCAATAGCCGGCAGGAAGCGGTGAAGAAGCTGCGCGATCAAGGCATCCGCGTCATCGACATCCGCGAAATACCGACCACCGCGCTGCAACAGGACATTTCCTTCGGCAATCCGGTCAAACGTGATCAGTTTATCATGTTCCTGCGCCAGTTCTCGACGTTGATGAGAGCAGGGGTGACCATTGTCGATTCGATCCACATCTTGTCTCAGCAAGTGGAATCCAAAGCGCTGCGAAAAACTTTGTCGGAAATCGCCGAAGAACTGCGAAAAGGAAATTCCTTGTCCGATTCGCTGGCAAAATACCCGAAAATTTTTGAGCCTTTGACCATCAATCTGGTAAAAGCGGGGGAGATGTCCGGGAACATCGACGACTCGCTGGAAAGCTTGGCGACGCATTACGATAAAGCCTACCAGACGAAACAAAAAGTGGTATCGGCCATGTCCTATCCGGTTGTCGTCGGTATTTTGGCAATCGGCGTTGTCATTTTCCTGTTGTCATCGATTGTGCCGATGTTTGCCGATATGTTCGAAGGCTTTGGCGGCGAACTGCCGATGATCACGCAGATCGTCATGGCCGCAAGTGACTTTGTTATGGGCTATTGGTATTTGCTGCTGCTCGGAGGATTTGCGATTGCCGCCGTCATCTGGCTGATGCGCAAAGATCCAAGAGGCAATATGATCCTGGACACCATGCTGCTGAAGATTCCGATCTTCGGCAAGATCCTGCAGAAATCGGCACTCGCCCGGTTGACCCGAACTTTGAGTTCCTTGTTCTCCAGTTCCGTGCCGATCCTGCAATGTTTGACGATGACCGAGAAAGTCGTCGGCAACGCCGTCATGTCAAAAGTCATCCTGGCGTCACGCGATTCACTCGAACGCGGCGGCTCGTTGACGGAACCAATGCGCAAGCACTGGGCCTTCCCGCCGCTCATTCCACACATGATCGCCATTGGAGAACAAACCGGTTCACTCGATCATATGCTCAGCAAAGTAGCGGAATTTTACGAAAAGGAAGTCGAAGCCGAGACCGACCGGTTGAAAGCGTTGATTGAGCCATTGATGATCGTCTTTCTTGCTGCATTAGTTGGGACTATAGTTCTGTCTATTATGATGCCGATGTTTGAAATGTTCCAAAATGTAGATAATTTGTAG
- a CDS encoding prepilin-type N-terminal cleavage/methylation domain-containing protein gives MKKYLQKKLNNEKGMTLIELLAVIVIIAIIAAIAIPAIGNIIENSRYSAVKSDALNALSAANIYFAENPDKIEVSIEDLTAGYLDNAGTLEDAGGNKVTKASGEAVALTHAAITYSGSKTIAFSNATVETINADDQKGSGDAAAKTIPETPGG, from the coding sequence ATGAAAAAATATTTACAGAAGAAGTTGAATAACGAAAAAGGTATGACGTTGATCGAGCTTTTGGCAGTTATCGTAATTATCGCGATTATTGCTGCGATTGCCATTCCAGCAATTGGGAATATTATTGAGAACAGTCGTTATAGTGCTGTTAAGTCGGATGCTTTGAATGCTTTAAGTGCTGCAAATATTTATTTTGCAGAAAATCCTGATAAAATTGAGGTCAGTATTGAAGATTTAACTGCTGGATACTTAGACAATGCAGGAACATTAGAAGATGCTGGAGGAAATAAAGTAACCAAAGCTAGTGGAGAGGCTGTTGCACTGACGCACGCTGCTATCACGTATTCAGGTTCTAAAACTATTGCTTTTTCAAATGCAACTGTAGAAACTATTAATGCAGATGATCAAAAAGGTAGTGGGGATGCTGCTGCTAAAACAATTCCTGAAACCCCAGGTGGTTAA
- the pilM gene encoding type IV pilus biogenesis protein PilM, producing MALSFLSRKAHVVTITIEEDAIRHVDLKSSWPLELSCAEEILLPAGIIEEGKIVNAEALVSVLDKAVNQWGLSKKSVRFLAPDEFVIIRKVPYPEDVETDELKGHFFIEIGSTLYLPFEDPVFDVVPYHPEEEQPEAIIIASKESVMQSYEDVFDQVKLKAVVADITPLALYRLAHLQHDFQEDEHIMLLDLQSEKMTVSIFHEHFPMFMRPVDLEVEDPFSTDRSAVMETIEVEAEKLANFYRYNMNSGELGITKIICNGEFYDWQTFQQSLETRFQIPVLPLVIDVIPCGDRKDVSRRFNRAIGLALKEV from the coding sequence ATGGCCTTATCGTTTTTATCGAGAAAAGCACACGTCGTTACTATTACAATAGAAGAAGACGCGATTCGTCATGTTGATTTGAAATCTTCTTGGCCGCTTGAGTTAAGCTGTGCGGAAGAAATTCTTTTGCCGGCAGGCATCATCGAAGAAGGCAAAATCGTCAATGCAGAAGCGCTGGTCTCGGTACTCGATAAGGCTGTCAATCAGTGGGGTCTCTCTAAGAAGTCAGTCCGCTTCCTCGCCCCTGACGAATTCGTTATTATCCGCAAAGTACCATACCCCGAAGATGTCGAAACCGATGAACTGAAAGGTCATTTCTTTATTGAAATTGGTTCGACGCTTTACTTGCCTTTTGAAGATCCCGTCTTTGATGTGGTGCCGTATCATCCGGAAGAAGAACAGCCAGAAGCGATCATCATTGCTTCCAAAGAATCAGTCATGCAGTCTTATGAAGATGTGTTTGATCAAGTGAAATTAAAAGCGGTTGTGGCGGACATTACACCGCTCGCTCTATACCGCTTAGCCCATTTGCAGCACGATTTCCAAGAAGATGAGCACATTATGCTTCTCGATTTGCAGTCGGAAAAAATGACCGTTTCCATTTTTCATGAACATTTTCCGATGTTCATGCGACCGGTCGATTTGGAAGTAGAAGATCCGTTCTCGACAGATCGTTCCGCCGTCATGGAGACGATTGAAGTCGAAGCCGAAAAACTGGCGAACTTCTACCGCTACAATATGAACAGCGGGGAACTCGGCATCACGAAAATTATCTGCAATGGGGAGTTTTACGATTGGCAGACCTTCCAGCAAAGCCTGGAAACACGCTTCCAAATTCCGGTCCTGCCGCTCGTCATCGATGTTATTCCGTGCGGTGACAGAAAAGATGTTTCAAGACGCTTTAACCGGGCCATCGGTCTCGCGCTGAAAGAGGTGTAA
- a CDS encoding PilN domain-containing protein, translating to MLVDINLLPQKERDRPAFLIAAISILLAAVIVWAVLAFLAGSHESEQQVLAAQSVQVATEQASIRAQLEAAQGMNEEQQLKATVDWAEGYQFDTVPLLEGLVSMLPARGFFDSFSYTGLDQAILSVQFDTAREAAYYLAQLKASELIESATLDSVAQNEMETVETEEGVVIEQETVIQETPRYIATYTLVFIDERIPTDDTAVPVEGEAVVEEPAEEVVEEPAEDVEVDVEVNTETRAPADTVEPAETAPAETGGDGQ from the coding sequence ATGTTGGTTGATATTAACCTATTGCCGCAAAAAGAACGGGACCGTCCCGCTTTTCTGATTGCGGCGATTTCGATTTTATTGGCAGCCGTCATTGTCTGGGCGGTTTTGGCGTTTCTAGCTGGATCGCATGAAAGTGAACAACAGGTTCTGGCAGCGCAATCCGTGCAAGTTGCCACTGAACAAGCTAGTATCCGCGCACAATTGGAAGCTGCGCAAGGCATGAACGAAGAGCAGCAGTTAAAAGCCACTGTCGACTGGGCAGAGGGTTATCAATTTGATACCGTTCCGTTGTTGGAAGGATTGGTGTCCATGTTGCCGGCGCGCGGCTTTTTTGACAGCTTTTCTTATACCGGCCTGGACCAGGCAATTTTGTCGGTCCAATTCGATACGGCACGTGAAGCGGCTTATTATTTGGCACAGTTGAAAGCATCAGAACTGATTGAGTCGGCGACGCTCGACAGTGTGGCACAAAATGAAATGGAGACTGTAGAAACAGAAGAAGGCGTGGTTATCGAACAAGAAACGGTTATTCAAGAGACACCACGCTATATCGCAACTTATACGTTAGTCTTTATCGACGAACGCATTCCGACAGACGATACCGCCGTTCCCGTAGAAGGCGAAGCTGTCGTCGAGGAACCCGCAGAAGAAGTTGTGGAAGAACCTGCGGAAGACGTAGAAGTGGATGTGGAAGTCAATACAGAAACCAGAGCGCCTGCCGACACAGTCGAACCGGCTGAAACCGCTCCAGCAGAAACAGGGGGCGATGGCCAATGA
- a CDS encoding pilus assembly protein PilO gives MSSLSKSQKEKGLIFLSVIFLLALAAYSYFSLYAPAKESRLQAEQTLSSERDVLVALQAQLKELPEGEKISTSDLQQKVSVESLTEQIVLQIEQAELISDTLVDNIGITEGLVEMPVPVEGLENLQEVLTTVTIKADDYQEITTFITEVEAMERIMIVEAVDFGSNEEITSADQVGEPIDVNLTFSAYFRPDLIALADTLPKIDAPAPAGKINPLPQNDGTDLAEELEVDPDVDIDVEVNVEENAAALDEE, from the coding sequence ATGAGCAGCTTATCGAAAAGCCAAAAAGAAAAAGGCCTGATCTTCTTATCCGTCATCTTCCTGTTGGCGCTCGCTGCGTATTCCTATTTCTCCCTGTATGCACCAGCAAAAGAATCGCGGCTACAGGCAGAACAAACTTTGAGCTCTGAACGCGATGTATTGGTTGCGCTGCAGGCGCAGCTGAAGGAATTGCCAGAAGGCGAAAAGATCAGCACCAGTGATTTGCAGCAGAAAGTTTCTGTTGAATCCTTGACCGAGCAGATCGTTCTGCAGATCGAACAGGCAGAATTGATTTCGGATACACTGGTCGACAATATTGGCATTACCGAAGGCCTGGTTGAAATGCCGGTGCCGGTTGAAGGACTTGAGAACCTTCAGGAAGTGCTGACGACCGTCACCATCAAAGCTGACGACTACCAGGAAATCACCACTTTTATCACAGAAGTCGAAGCGATGGAACGCATCATGATCGTCGAAGCCGTCGATTTCGGTTCCAACGAAGAAATCACTTCAGCTGACCAAGTGGGTGAACCCATCGATGTCAACCTGACCTTCTCGGCGTATTTCCGCCCGGACTTGATCGCACTGGCAGACACCTTGCCGAAAATCGACGCTCCTGCCCCGGCAGGCAAGATCAATCCTTTGCCGCAAAATGACGGAACGGACTTGGCTGAAGAGTTGGAAGTGGACCCAGATGTCGACATCGATGTAGAAGTCAATGTCGAAGAAAACGCCGCCGCTCTAGACGAGGAATAA
- a CDS encoding IS1380 family transposase, translating to MATLPQISLDFNRQIKLSNDGGSLSSDTGAFLFKEFDVKLGFSQTVAKHLHLKDTRSHWIHSNEKLFGQKIYQIIAGYAEDDAADHLTDDPIFTQVLGQGALASQPSLSRFWPRFNPEAMIQLQQANQELLDKVHRHRKAEAIIFDLDSTHADTYGNQCDAAYNAHYGTVGFHPLVAFDGITGDFLKAQLRPGNVYTSNGVVDFIRPLIEHYNEQFPETTPFIRGDSGFAVPALYELCEKESVYYVIRLKSNAILQCLAEEYHPSSTPSDSTKTEYHVSETTYQAKKWDKPRKVVIQSARPAGELFFTHTFFVTNFTDVFSPEAIVRTYQKRGTMENYIKEAKNGFGFDRMNSHSYQVNEAKMMLSLLAYNLVNWLRTLTFPEGQKKMQIQTIRTRLVKVASKLVKSGRSLYFKLSSSFVYQDFFWKILARIQQLKIE from the coding sequence ATGGCTACATTACCGCAAATATCCCTTGATTTCAATCGTCAGATCAAATTATCAAATGATGGAGGTTCACTTTCCTCAGATACCGGCGCGTTCCTGTTCAAGGAATTCGACGTAAAGCTTGGCTTTTCGCAAACCGTGGCGAAGCATCTTCATTTGAAAGATACTCGTTCTCATTGGATCCATTCGAACGAAAAATTATTCGGCCAGAAAATCTACCAGATAATAGCGGGTTATGCGGAAGATGATGCTGCGGACCACCTGACGGACGATCCGATTTTCACTCAAGTTCTCGGACAAGGAGCGTTAGCTTCCCAACCCAGTCTATCTCGTTTTTGGCCACGTTTTAATCCGGAAGCGATGATTCAATTACAACAAGCCAACCAGGAACTGCTCGATAAAGTGCATCGGCACCGGAAAGCTGAAGCGATCATCTTCGATCTGGACTCGACACATGCCGATACCTACGGCAACCAGTGCGATGCGGCGTACAATGCCCATTACGGGACGGTCGGTTTCCATCCGTTGGTCGCTTTTGACGGGATCACCGGTGATTTCTTGAAAGCCCAGCTGCGCCCCGGCAATGTCTACACATCCAACGGAGTCGTGGATTTCATCCGGCCGCTGATTGAACATTATAATGAACAGTTTCCTGAGACGACGCCGTTCATCCGCGGGGACAGTGGGTTTGCCGTTCCGGCTTTGTATGAACTATGTGAAAAGGAATCGGTCTATTACGTCATCCGGCTCAAATCCAATGCCATCCTGCAATGTCTTGCGGAGGAATACCATCCATCTTCGACACCATCTGACAGCACAAAGACCGAATATCATGTTTCAGAAACAACCTATCAGGCGAAAAAATGGGATAAGCCCCGGAAAGTCGTCATCCAGTCCGCACGGCCTGCGGGTGAATTGTTCTTTACCCATACATTTTTTGTGACGAATTTCACGGACGTGTTCTCCCCGGAAGCCATTGTCCGCACCTATCAAAAAAGAGGAACCATGGAAAATTACATCAAAGAAGCTAAAAATGGGTTTGGATTTGATCGAATGAACAGCCATTCCTACCAAGTGAACGAAGCGAAAATGATGCTAAGCCTGTTGGCTTATAATTTAGTGAATTGGCTGCGCACATTAACGTTTCCGGAAGGGCAAAAGAAGATGCAGATCCAGACCATCCGGACACGACTGGTAAAAGTGGCCAGTAAGCTGGTGAAGTCAGGACGGTCTCTTTACTTCAAATTGTCTTCCAGTTTTGTCTACCAAGACTTCTTTTGGAAAATCCTCGCCCGGATTCAACAGCTGAAAATCGAATAG
- a CDS encoding prepilin peptidase: MVLTYSIFFSLFGLVFGSFFNVVGLRVPKKESIAYPPSHCTNCERRLTAIDLVPVFSYLFLRGQCRTCGSKIHWVYPLMEAITAILFVTSYLVVGFTPELIVAILFVSLLVIITVSDIAYMLIPDKVLLPFAVVLLGLRIAIPLEPWWDSLLGAVVGFSLLFLIAVVSKGGMGGGDIKLFFVIGLVLGTAGTLMTLFFASFIGAIVGIIQLRVTKKGRKTPIPFGPSIAAAAVIVYFWGDGLLAWYMNFLG; this comes from the coding sequence ATGGTACTGACTTATTCTATTTTCTTCTCGTTGTTCGGACTCGTCTTCGGGTCGTTCTTTAATGTGGTCGGCTTGCGTGTGCCGAAAAAAGAATCGATCGCTTATCCGCCTTCACATTGCACAAACTGCGAACGACGTCTAACTGCAATTGACTTAGTACCGGTGTTTTCTTATTTATTTCTAAGAGGCCAATGCCGGACATGCGGCTCGAAGATTCATTGGGTCTATCCATTGATGGAGGCGATTACGGCGATTTTATTCGTCACGTCTTACTTGGTAGTCGGCTTTACGCCGGAACTCATCGTGGCGATCCTGTTTGTTTCGCTGCTTGTTATCATCACGGTGTCAGACATCGCCTATATGTTGATTCCTGATAAAGTGCTTTTGCCGTTTGCAGTGGTGCTACTCGGCTTGCGCATTGCGATTCCGCTTGAGCCGTGGTGGGATAGCTTGCTCGGCGCAGTCGTCGGCTTTTCCTTATTGTTCTTAATCGCTGTCGTTTCCAAAGGCGGCATGGGTGGTGGCGATATCAAGCTGTTCTTTGTCATTGGGCTGGTGCTCGGTACTGCAGGCACCTTGATGACTTTGTTTTTCGCGTCGTTTATCGGAGCGATTGTCGGCATTATTCAGCTGCGTGTCACGAAAAAAGGACGCAAAACGCCAATTCCGTTTGGTCCATCGATTGCGGCCGCGGCCGTCATCGTTTATTTCTGGGGCGATGGGCTGCTCGCATGGTATATGAATTTTCTGGGATGA
- a CDS encoding Maf family protein: MKFTSDFPIILASQSPRRQELLGMLGIDFDVIPSTKDEPDPAEFQTALGYVLACAAQKAQEVAIGHEEAVVIGSDTIVVLDDEILLKPKNKEQAKSYLQKLSGRTHQVVTAVTVVQDDSELSFYETVKVTFFDLPESWIDAYVDTEDPYDKAGAYGIQTLSGLFVKEIQGDYNAVVGLPVAALTQKLNNAGFISLEGSGVRC; this comes from the coding sequence ATGAAATTCACATCCGATTTCCCCATTATTTTAGCTTCGCAATCGCCGCGCCGCCAGGAACTGCTTGGCATGCTCGGTATAGATTTTGACGTTATCCCGAGTACCAAAGACGAACCCGATCCTGCGGAGTTCCAAACAGCACTCGGTTATGTACTAGCATGCGCTGCGCAAAAAGCACAGGAAGTAGCAATAGGTCACGAAGAGGCAGTTGTTATTGGTTCTGACACAATCGTTGTACTGGACGACGAGATTTTATTAAAACCGAAAAATAAAGAACAAGCAAAAAGCTATTTGCAAAAATTATCGGGCCGCACGCATCAAGTGGTCACTGCGGTGACGGTTGTGCAGGATGACAGCGAGCTATCATTCTATGAAACGGTCAAAGTAACATTTTTTGATTTGCCAGAGTCGTGGATCGATGCTTATGTCGATACGGAAGATCCGTATGACAAAGCAGGAGCTTATGGCATTCAAACACTTTCTGGATTATTCGTTAAAGAAATACAAGGTGATTACAACGCAGTGGTCGGCTTGCCAGTTGCCGCATTGACGCAGAAACTCAACAATGCTGGATTTATTTCCTTGGAAGGGAGCGGTGTGCGATGCTGA
- the radC gene encoding RadC family protein, with the protein MLKEAPLMIRDVHIADRPRERLVNQGAAALSNQELIAILLRTGSKQESVLHLANRVLTHFEQIQEMKNATIEEMVAINGIGQAKAVQLLAAVELGRRLSSKQTDTKFTIRSPKDAASYLMADMTSLKQEHFVVLFLNIKNQVMHRQTIFVGSLNASIVHPREIFREAVRRSSASIVCAHNHPSGNPAPSPEDIEVTKRLVEAGSIIGIELLDHVIIGDHQFISLKEKGFM; encoded by the coding sequence ATGCTGAAGGAAGCACCGTTAATGATCCGTGACGTCCATATCGCTGACCGTCCCCGTGAACGCTTAGTGAATCAGGGGGCAGCAGCTTTGTCCAATCAAGAGTTGATTGCGATTTTGCTGCGCACCGGAAGCAAACAGGAGTCGGTGCTGCATTTAGCCAACCGCGTACTGACTCATTTCGAGCAAATTCAGGAAATGAAAAACGCCACCATCGAAGAGATGGTGGCGATCAATGGCATCGGCCAGGCAAAAGCCGTTCAGCTGCTTGCGGCCGTTGAGCTGGGCCGCCGTTTGTCTTCGAAACAAACCGATACGAAATTCACCATCCGTTCTCCGAAAGATGCTGCTTCCTATTTAATGGCTGACATGACTTCACTTAAGCAAGAACATTTTGTTGTGCTATTTCTCAATATCAAAAACCAAGTGATGCATCGTCAAACTATTTTTGTCGGGAGCCTTAACGCCTCTATCGTTCATCCCCGTGAAATTTTTCGTGAAGCCGTGCGTCGTTCCTCTGCTTCGATCGTCTGTGCCCATAATCATCCTTCGGGCAATCCAGCGCCTTCGCCGGAAGACATCGAGGTGACAAAAAGGCTCGTCGAAGCCGGCAGTATCATCGGCATCGAACTGCTCGACCACGTCATCATTGGAGACCACCAATTCATTTCCCTGAAAGAAAAGGGGTTCATGTAG